A section of the Flaviflexus equikiangi genome encodes:
- a CDS encoding ATP-grasp domain-containing protein, whose amino-acid sequence MSDPIVTLVTSAAFPELDSDEAGLPDALRARGMEPHIAVWNDPDVDWSNAGTAIVRNVRDYAKDPQGFLAWARSVPRLLNSPSVMEWNTDKHYLQELAKRGMPTIATTWLEPSANLSRNQVHTRFPAVGDFVVKPAVSSGGRGTGRYTSTDANSRMRAINDAMYHLERGRSVMVQRYHEEVDRSGEVSLIYLNGLASYKVEKEPMLHPRFESNDQVHEEIAHSSQASEQEWRWGERIRQSLHHYIKDYCGRDEQLLFNRVDIVRGGPDDEEEFYVMEISLIDGSLYLSADEDNLNKFADAIAVRAFW is encoded by the coding sequence GTGTCTGATCCGATAGTGACCCTCGTGACCTCAGCGGCCTTCCCCGAGCTCGATAGCGACGAAGCCGGGCTTCCCGACGCGCTCCGCGCCAGGGGGATGGAGCCGCACATCGCCGTATGGAACGACCCCGACGTTGACTGGTCCAACGCCGGCACGGCGATCGTTCGTAACGTTCGCGACTACGCGAAAGACCCGCAGGGCTTCCTCGCCTGGGCACGCTCGGTACCGCGCCTCCTCAACTCTCCGAGCGTCATGGAATGGAACACGGACAAGCATTACCTCCAGGAGCTGGCCAAGCGCGGCATGCCGACCATCGCCACGACCTGGCTCGAACCGTCCGCGAATCTGTCCCGCAACCAGGTGCACACCCGCTTCCCGGCCGTCGGTGACTTCGTCGTGAAGCCCGCAGTATCATCCGGTGGACGCGGCACGGGACGATACACGTCCACGGACGCGAACTCCCGCATGAGAGCCATCAACGACGCCATGTACCACCTCGAGCGCGGCCGCTCCGTCATGGTGCAGCGATACCACGAGGAAGTTGACCGCTCCGGCGAAGTCTCCCTCATCTACCTGAACGGACTCGCCTCCTACAAGGTCGAGAAGGAGCCGATGCTGCACCCCCGCTTCGAATCGAACGACCAGGTGCACGAAGAAATCGCACACTCCTCGCAGGCGAGCGAGCAGGAGTGGCGATGGGGCGAGAGGATCCGCCAGTCCCTCCACCACTACATCAAGGACTACTGCGGGCGCGACGAACAGCTCCTGTTCAACCGTGTCGACATCGTCCGAGGCGGCCCAGACGATGAGGAGGAGTTCTACGTCATGGAGATCTCCCTCATCGACGGATCGCTCTACCTCAGTGCAGACGAAGACAACCTCAACAAGTTCGCCGACGCAATCGCGGTGCGTGCCTTCTGGTGA